ATGTATTCGGTAATACCGTAGAGGTTCGACCGTGCTCAGCGCCGCCAAGGTTTACCTAACTTGGCAGGTGAGACGGGTCCTCCCCGGACATTACTCGTGAGTAATAAAGCAAGCCAGCCCGCGCGTGCGCACTGTGGTGCGGGTCATCGATCTCCGGGCCCCCGGACACGACGCGGACCGGCCGGATCAGTCGTCGATCGGGTCGATCACTTCGAGTTCGCCGAGCGCGGTCTCCAGGTGGTCGAGCATGCGCTGCAGGCTCGGCAACTGGGCGCGGGCGCCGGTGATCCCGAAGGCGGTCTTGCCGCTGACCGAGGTGATCGTGATGTTCATCGCCTGCCCCTCGACCGGGATCGACGCGGGGTAGCAGCCGTCGAGCCGAGCACCGTTCCAGTACAACTGCTCGTCGGTTCCGGGGACATTGGAGATCACCACGTTGAACATCTGCGGGGACAGATCGAGTCCGCCGGGCATCGGGGAGAACGCCAGCGGCCAGAGGTTGGCCGCGCCGAGGGCCAGCTGTTGCAGCGGGCGCAACCCGCGGACCACGTTCTTGGCCGACGCGGTGGACGCGCGGATCTCGCGGAGCCGATCGGCCGGGGCCGGCAGGTCGGTGGCGAGCCGGGCCAGGATCGCGGTGACGTTGTTCCCCTCGGATTCGGCGTCGTGCAGGGAGACCGGAACCATCGCGGTGAGCGATTCGCCGGGCAGGGCGTCGTGATCGGACAGGTATGCGCGCAGGGCGCCCGAGCACATGGCCAGGATGACGTCGTTCACCGTGACGCCGTGCCTGCGGGCGGCGGCACGGATGCGTTCGGTGGGCCAATCCTGTGCGGCGAAGCGGCGAGCGGCGCCGATCGGGACGTTCAGCATCGTCTTGGGAGCGGCCTTCATCGGCGGGACGAAGTCCTTGTTCCGCATGCCGGAGACGGCGACCTTGGCCGCCGCGGGGGCCATGCCGACGATGTCGTCGGCGGTGCGTACGACCGTGCCGACGGTATCGGTGACCTTGGTGAACAGGTTCTTCTCCGGCTTCGGCGCCCGGTTCCGGCGGCGCCGCCGGAGCCGGGCGTCCCAGAACGCCGTGCCGGTGCGGTCCTCGGGATCGGTGTTGAGGCATCGCTGCAGCATGCGCAGCGCGGTGACGCCGTCGACCGTCGAGTGGTGGACCTTGGAGTAGAGGGCGAGCCGGCCGTCCTGCAGGCCCTCGATGATATGGAGTTCCCACATCGGCTTGGAGCGGTCGAGCAGCGTGCCGTGGTTGAGCGAGACATAGCGCAGCAGGTCTTTGATCTCGCCGGGGCGGGGCAGCGCGATGCGCCGGACGTGGTAGTCGAAGTCGATCTCGTCGGTGTGCTGCCACGCGAGATAGCCGGCGACGCTGCCGGCCGGCCGGCGGAGAAACGCGTCCTGGAACTCGGTGGCGGCCTCGAAGCGGTCGTGGAGTTCGTCGGCCAGTTCGGCCGCCGTCTGGCCATCGCGCGGAATGAACAGCTGGAGCCCGCCCACGTGCATCGGTTGGTCGCGTGTCTCGCCGATGAGGAACATCGACTCGGTCACCGGCATGTACTGCATGACGCTCCCTCGGGTTGGTCGGGTAGGGGAATCTTACTGGCAGGTAGACACTGAGACGTCATGACGTCGGACGTCTCAGGTTTGTCGATGATGTGCCTGGTCAGGCGCCGATCGGCGCGATATCTTCCAGCTCGAGCAGGGCGGTGTCGAGATGGTCGAGGATGCGCTGCAGGCTCGGCAGCTGGGCGCGTGCGCCGATGATGCCGAAATTGGCCTTCCCGCCGACCGTCGTGATGGTGATGTTCATCGCCAGGCCGTCCATCGGGATCGACACCGGGTAGCAGCCGTCGAGACGGGCGCCGTTCCAGTAGAGCGGCATGTCGGGGCCGGGCACGCTGGAGATCATCAGGTTGAAGCCGTGCGGCGTGTACTTGACGAAGCCGGGCACCGTCGCGAAGGCCAGCGGCCAGGCGTTCGCGGCACCGAGCGCGAGCGACTGGATCGGTTTGAGGCCGCGCACGATGTTCTTGGCGGACGACGACGAGGCGCGGATCTCCCGCAACCGAGCGGCGGGGTCGTCGATGTCGGTGGCCATCCGGACGAGGATGGCGGTGATCGCGTTGCCGTCGCCGTCGCCCTCGCCGTGCAGGGAGACCGGCAGGCACGCGGTGAGGGTGGAATCGGGGAGTTCGTGGTGGTCGTGCAGGTAGCGGCGCAGCGCACCGGCGCACATCGCGATCAGGACGTCGTTGAAGGTGACGCCATGCCGGCGTGCGACGTCGCGCAGGCGGTCGGTGGGCCAGTCCTGCGCGGCGAAGCGCCGTGCTGAGCCGATCGTCACATTGAGCGCGGTGACCGGGGCCATCTGCATCGGGGCGACGAAGTCCTTGTCGAACACGCCGGCGATCGCGACCTTCGCGGCGGCCGGGCCGAGGCCGATCAGGTCGTCGGCGAGGCCGACCGCCGAGCCGATGGTGCCGGTGACCTTGCTCAGTAGACCCGACGGGGTCGTCGGCTTCCGGGGGCGGCGGCGCCGCAGGAGTGCGGGGTCCCAGAACGACGTGCCGCTGCGGTCGTCCGGATCGGTGGTCAGGCTGCGCTGCAGGATGCGCAGCGCGGTGACGCCGTCGGCCAGCGAGTGGTGGATCTTGGTGTAGAGGGCGATGCGGCCGTCGCGCAGGCCCTCGATGATGTGCACCTCCCACATCGGCCGGTTCCGGTCGAGGAGCGCGCCGTGGTTGAGGGACACGTACCGCAGGAGGTTCTTGATCTCGCCCGGACGGGGCAGCACGATCCGGCGGACGTGATAGTCGACGTCGATCTCGTCGTCGTGCTGCCAGGCGGTCAGGCCCATGACGGAAGCCGGGCTGGCGGGGCGTTTGCGGAAGAGCGGCTGCACGCCGGTGGCCGCGACGAACCGTGCGTGCACCTCCTCGGCCAGTTCCGCGGGGCTCTGCCCGTCGCGGGGGATGAAGAGTTGCAGGCCGCCGACGTGCATCGGCTGGTCGCGCGTTTCGGCGACGAGGAACATCGACTGCGTCACCGGCATGTACTCCACAGGTGCTCCTCCGTTTGCGCGCCGTTCCGGCGGTGTACCGCACGCCGCCTTCTCGCCATATTGTGGCACGCACCACATCGCGGAGAATCCGGTGGTGTCCCACGCCCCGTTGGCGGCCGTCGCGGAGAGGCCGAGGGCGTCGGCCGACGGGTGGACGGAGAGTCTGAAAAGACGGCTTTCCGATCTTCTGTGACTCGCGACACGCTCAGCGTAGTCTCAGCTTCGCCGGGAACTTGATTGCATCTGAGAGGAAGCGCACTTATGGCCACATCGCAGGCCCGAAAGAACCGTCGCCGCCGGAAGGCGGGCGCCGCCGTCGCGGTGGGGGCCACCGCCGCGCTGATGGCGGGCACGATGACCGCGCCGCCCGCGCACGCAGCAGACATCTTTCCCCTGAGTATCGGGAGTCTCGGCTCTGTACTGCCAGCGGTCGCGGCCTGCGATGCGGGTGACACCGACGCTAGCCAAGATCTGGGCAGTGTTGCGGATTGCACCGGCGCCAGCCCCTGGCTGTTCTCGTCGGTCGCCGACGCGATCCTGGGCATCGTCGCGCCGGACATCGCGGGGCTGGTCTCCGTCGGCGGGCTGAACGGTGCACTCGCCACGCCAGGCGTCGAACTCGACCTTCATAATCCCAGTGTTCTGATACCCGGGACAGCCACGATTTCCGGAAGCGGCTACACCACCGCCATCACCGTCCTGGGGGGTGAGTCCACGGCCAAGGCGGACTACATCTTCGCGGTCGCGGCGGCCATCGCCGCCGCAGGTGGCATCGCGAACGCGGAATCACTCTTCGGGGTGAGCGTCGCGACGGCGATCGGCCGGCCTGCGTCGCAGGAATTGATCGGCATCGGTTCGCCGAGGGTGGAGAACTCGGCGAATGCGAAGAGCCTGCCGTTCGGCATCGCGATCGCCAACTCGTCGTTGACCCTCGGTGAGGTCGCCTCCGGGTTGGTTTCTAACGTCAAACAGTACCGGGCATCGACTGTCGCGCTCGGCGGTATCACCGCCGCATACAGGTCGCTCGACGGTTCATCGGGTGCTGTCTGCACCGCCGCCTACGGTGAGGCTCGGGTGCACGAGCAGACACTCGATGATTCGGGCGCGGTCACGAGCTCCAAGCGCACCCATTCCTGCACCAGCGTGCTCTTCATCTTCCAGAAGCAGCAGAACGTGGATCAGCACGGCGGCTACGTGGTCTACGCGATCAAGAACCCGCTGGACATCGGTCTCGTCTCGCCGTTCGGAGACAAGATCGCGGACCTGATCTCCGACGTGGGCGGCGACGTCTTGGACCTGGGGCCGCTGAACGATGTGCTCGCCGGAAAGTTCGTCCCGGAATTCAAGAGCGATCTGATCCGCGTGGTGATGACCGACAGCGGTCCGAAGGTGGAGTCCGATCTGATCGACTGGATCAGCGGGATCATCGGCTCGGCCTCGTCGAATACCTCCACGCAGGTCCTGAGACAAGCGGCTGCGCCGGCCTCCCTCGCTCTCGGCGAGCAGTCGACCCAGCAGGTCGCCGACGGCCAGGCCGATGGGTCGGACGGAGACGCGGCCCAGAAGTATCCGATGGTCGTCAACGATGCGCCGACGCCCGTGGTGAGCTCGGACATCAATCCGCCGAACGACCCGCCGGCGATCGTGGTGTCTCCGCCGGCCCCGCCGGTGGACACCGTCACGGGCACCGGTGACAACGACAAGGCCGATCTCGATCAGAAGTCGAACTCGGAACTCGGCGGCGGTGCCGACGACGGCGCGGGTGACGGTGGCGCCGAAGGTCAAGGTGGCGCCGAAGGTCAAGGCGGTGCCGGAGACAACGGTGGCGCCGAAGGTCAAGGTGGCGCCGGAAACGACGGCGGTGCCGGTGCCGGTGCCGGTGCGGGTGGCGACTCGGGCTCCGGAGTCGTCAGCGACTAACTGAGTCAACGGTTCGCATCGGCCCGCTCACCTGCCAGGTGAGCGGGCCGACTGCCGTCCGGGGAGTCTTTCTCGGGCTCGACACGGCAGTCCCGTTCGGCGGACGCACCAGGTTCCGCGGCGCCGCGGTGCCCTCCGACGACCACCGGCCCGCGCCGGGGCGGCTACCGTGATCGGGTGCGGAGACGACTCGGAACACTGGCGCTCTGGCTGGTGATCGTGGTCGAGGCCGTCGTGATCGGCAGTTCGGCGTGGGCGGTGGCCGTCTCGCGCGGCCGGGTGGTCGACGCCGGCGAGGTTCCGCCGGGGGCGCCCGAGACGGTGATCGTTCTCGGCGCCAAGGCCGGCGCCGGTGAACCCGGCGTCTACCTGCGCAATCGGCTCGACGTGGCGCTGGAGCTGTACCGGGAGGGCCGGGTCGACCGGATCATCGCCTCCGGAAACGACGCCGACGACGCCGGCAACGAGGTCCGCGTGATGCGCGACTACCTGCAGGCGCACGGGGTCCGGGCGGCGGACATCGTCGATGACCCCCTCGGTCTGAACACCGCGGCGACATGCCGCCGGTCGGCCGAGGAGTTCGGGGTGCGGCGCGCGCTGATCGTGACGCAGAACTTCCACGTCGCGCGGGCCGTCGGACTGTGCCGGGCCGCCGGGATCGACGTGACCGGGGTGATCGCGCCGTGCCGCGGATGTACGCGACTGTCGCTGGCGCGCAACTTTCTGCGGGAGGCTCTCGGCTCGCGGCCGCGAGCCGTCGTGGATTCCCTGATCGGCTGAGGAGAGGCGCGCGGCTCCGGCAGCGGGTCGCTGGGCCTCGCGCGGCCTCGCCGGCGGAGGTCGTGCGGGCAGATCCCCGAAAACGGCTCGCGTTCGCGGTCGCGCGGCGAGGATCGAGGGACAGGGGGCATCCGATCGATCGAGAAGGACGAGGAATCACACGATGAAGACGAAGGCGGCGGTCCTGCGCGGCGTGAATCAGGAGTGGCAGATCGAGGAGGTGGAACTCGGCGACCCGGTGGCCGGCGAGGTCCAGGTGAAGCTGGCCAGCTCCGGCCTCTGCCACTCCGATCATCACCTGCGCACCGGCCAGAGCCCGGCGCCGATGCCGGTGGTCGGCGGCCACGAGGGCGCCGGAGTCGTGACCAAGGTGGGGCCGGGGGTGACGCGGTTCGCCGAGGGCGACCACGTGGTGACCGCGTTCATCCCGGCGTGCGGCGTCTGCGGCCCCTGTTCCCGCGGTCAGCAGAACATCTGCGACGAGGGCGCAGGTCTGCTGACCGGGCTGTCGATCTCGGACAAGACGCACCGCGTCACCAACGCCGCGGGCGAGGGGTTCACCCAGATGTGCCTGCTCGGCACGTTCTCGCCGTACATCACGGTCAACCAGGCCTCGCTGGTGAAGATCGAGGACGACATTCCGCTGCGGGAGGCCGCGCTGCTCGGCTGCGGCGTGGCCACCGGCTGGGGCAGTGCCACCGAGATCGGTGGAACCAAGGTCGGCGACACCGTGGTCGTGGTCGGTATCGGCGGGGTGGGCATCAACGCGGTGCAGGGCGCCAAGGCCGCCGGTGCGCGGTACGTGGTGGCCGTCGACCCGGTGAAGTTCAAGCGCGACATGGCCGAGAAACTGGGCGCCACGCACACCTTCGCGAGCATGGAGGAGGCGCTGCCGACGGTCGGTGAGATCACCTGGGGCACGATGGCCAACACCGTGGTCATCACCGTCGGCGAGATCAAGGGCGAGTACATCGCCCCCGCGCTGGCGATGACCGGGAAGGGCGGCCAGGTGGTGGTCGTGGGCATGGGCGATTTCCAGGCGATGGACGTCAAGCTCAACCTGTTCGAACTCACCCTGCTGCAGAAGCGCGTGCAGGGGGCGATCTTCGGCGGTGCCGGTCCGCGCACCCAGGTGCCCAAGCTGCTCAACGAGTACCGCGCCGGTCAGCTCAACCTGGCCGACCTCGTGACGCAGACCTACCGTCTCGAAGACATCAACAAGGCGTACGACGACATGCTCGAGGGCAACAACATCCGCGGCATGATCGTCTACGACGAGGCCGACTGGTAGGCCGTCACCAGTCCGCCGCACCGGGTGCTCACTCGCGCCCGGTGCGGCGGTGTCCGTCGTTCAAAAAGCTCCAGGCCGGCTCGTGGTGAACGAGCTCGTCCGGTCAGCGACCGTGCAGTACCGGGATCGGGCCGGTCGGGCAATCGGCCGACGGGTCGTCCTCGGGCAGGCTCTGTGCGTAGACGACGCCCAGACCCAGCAGCACCAGACCGACCACGATGAACACCAGCACCCGGAAGAACCCGCCGAGTGCGGCGAGATCGAACAGGAAGAGCTTGGCGACCGCGACCGCGATCACCAGCAGTCCGGCGGTCAGGGCCAGGGTGCGATCGCCGTGACGGAGGCGCCTGGCCCACGTCAGCGCCACGGCGCCGGCCGCGACGAAGCCGATCGTCGCGCACATCTGGCCCGCCCGGTAGCCGTTCAGGCTCCCGCCGGTGACCGCCGTGCCGACCGCCACGCAGAACACGTTGGTCACGAGCAGGGACACCAGTCCGGCGATGACGATGAGCACGGTCGACGCGCTCTTCGCCGAGGGCAGCCACGACCAGGTGACCATGCCGAGGGCGACCAGCGCGAGCAGCGAACCGATGACGAGAACGATCCGGTCGGTGGTGCCCAGCCCGTCCCGGACGAACATCGCCGTCGCGCCCGGCACGGCGATCGCCACCAGCCCGACGGCGAGGACGACGGTGGCCGCGATCCGCACCGGCAGGGCGAGATCGCCGGCAGCGCGGTCCGACACGGCCAGGACCGCGGCCGTCCCGAGCAGCGCGAGCGTGAAGCCGTCGACGCCGAACGCGACGGCCACCGCGATCACCCCGGTCACCACGCCGGCGGCCAGCCACGCGATCCGGACGCCGCGGTTCGCGCCCGGCAGGCCGGTGCCGCCCGCGGCGAGCGCGAGCAACACCGCGGCGGTGACGCCGAGGATGATCCCGGCGGTGGTCCCGCCGAGCCGGTATCCGCTGATCAACAGGGGTAGAACCGGAAGGAGGCCGATGAGCGCGACGAGCAGGGGGAGCGAACTGGTCCGCACCAACAGACAGGCCGACGCCACACCGAGGGCCGCGGTCAGACAGGCCACGATCGCGAACTGGGTGGACGTCCCTGCGTGCAGCTGCACCGCGAGCCCGACGATCGGCAGCGTGGCCGCGACCGTGGTGACGGCGAACAACGCGCACCAGTTGCGGCCGATCTGGACGGCCAGCGAGGCCGCGGCGTAGACCAGCAGGAAGACCGCGAGGGTCATGGTGAAGCCGTGCGTGAGAAACGGGGAGAACAGGATCAGAGCCACCCCCGCGGTCACCCCGAGCCACTGATCCTTCCAGGCCGCGGCGACGCCGAGGCCGCCGGCGACGACGGTCCCGGACAGTACGAGCGCCGCGATCATCGGCAGCCAGTGATAGATGTTCGCGGCCGCCATGACGCAGAAGAGCGCGGTCACCACGCCGGTGGCGACCAGGGCCGACGCGGCCGGACGGCGCGCCGGACGGCGGCCAACCCAGATCCCGGCGCCGGCGAGGACGGCGGCCAGCACGGCACCGCCGGCGACCCGGACCTCGGGGCGGAGCAGACCCGCCTCCGCGGCCAGCACTAGCAGCAGAACCACGCCGATCAGGGTGATCGCGGCACCGGCGACGGCCAGCACCCGGCCGATCACGCTGCCGGTGTCGCGGGGTGCGCGCACCGGGGGAGCGGGCCAGGCCGGGCCGTACGGATGCACCGGAGACGGAGCGCCCGGATACGGCGGGAAGGGCGCGGCCGGCTGAGGTCCGGCGTACGGAGGCGGAACCAGCGGAGTCGGGATGGGCGGCGCGGCGGGCGGCGGTGCGATCGGTGTACCGGGCGGCGGCGCGAAGGCGGTCGCGTACTGCAGGGTGGGCCGAGGTTCGGCCTGCGGCTCGGTCGCCGCCCGCGGTTCCGGCTCAGCCTGTTGTTCGGGTTCCAGTTGTTCGGGTTCCGGGGCCGTCGCGGGCCGCGTGGCGAGTCCGGCCAGGGCCTCGCGGAGTTCGGCGACGTCGCCGGTGACCTTCGACAGGCGGGCGGAGATGGCGTGCAGGTCGTCGTCGATGCGCGCGGCGACCTCGATCGGATCCGGTGCTGAGCTCATGATTTCTAGTGTCCGCCGGGATACGGGCACCCGGATGCGCAGAACTACCTAGATGGGCGATTCCCGGAGTCGGCGGCTGTACGGCCGGACGGATTCGGCGTC
The nucleotide sequence above comes from Gordonia sp. PP30. Encoded proteins:
- a CDS encoding wax ester/triacylglycerol synthase family O-acyltransferase, with the protein product MQYMPVTESMFLIGETRDQPMHVGGLQLFIPRDGQTAAELADELHDRFEAATEFQDAFLRRPAGSVAGYLAWQHTDEIDFDYHVRRIALPRPGEIKDLLRYVSLNHGTLLDRSKPMWELHIIEGLQDGRLALYSKVHHSTVDGVTALRMLQRCLNTDPEDRTGTAFWDARLRRRRRNRAPKPEKNLFTKVTDTVGTVVRTADDIVGMAPAAAKVAVSGMRNKDFVPPMKAAPKTMLNVPIGAARRFAAQDWPTERIRAAARRHGVTVNDVILAMCSGALRAYLSDHDALPGESLTAMVPVSLHDAESEGNNVTAILARLATDLPAPADRLREIRASTASAKNVVRGLRPLQQLALGAANLWPLAFSPMPGGLDLSPQMFNVVISNVPGTDEQLYWNGARLDGCYPASIPVEGQAMNITITSVSGKTAFGITGARAQLPSLQRMLDHLETALGELEVIDPIDD
- a CDS encoding wax ester/triacylglycerol synthase family O-acyltransferase encodes the protein MEYMPVTQSMFLVAETRDQPMHVGGLQLFIPRDGQSPAELAEEVHARFVAATGVQPLFRKRPASPASVMGLTAWQHDDEIDVDYHVRRIVLPRPGEIKNLLRYVSLNHGALLDRNRPMWEVHIIEGLRDGRIALYTKIHHSLADGVTALRILQRSLTTDPDDRSGTSFWDPALLRRRRPRKPTTPSGLLSKVTGTIGSAVGLADDLIGLGPAAAKVAIAGVFDKDFVAPMQMAPVTALNVTIGSARRFAAQDWPTDRLRDVARRHGVTFNDVLIAMCAGALRRYLHDHHELPDSTLTACLPVSLHGEGDGDGNAITAILVRMATDIDDPAARLREIRASSSSAKNIVRGLKPIQSLALGAANAWPLAFATVPGFVKYTPHGFNLMISSVPGPDMPLYWNGARLDGCYPVSIPMDGLAMNITITTVGGKANFGIIGARAQLPSLQRILDHLDTALLELEDIAPIGA
- a CDS encoding ElyC/SanA/YdcF family protein, whose protein sequence is MRRRLGTLALWLVIVVEAVVIGSSAWAVAVSRGRVVDAGEVPPGAPETVIVLGAKAGAGEPGVYLRNRLDVALELYREGRVDRIIASGNDADDAGNEVRVMRDYLQAHGVRAADIVDDPLGLNTAATCRRSAEEFGVRRALIVTQNFHVARAVGLCRAAGIDVTGVIAPCRGCTRLSLARNFLREALGSRPRAVVDSLIG
- a CDS encoding NDMA-dependent alcohol dehydrogenase, which encodes MKTKAAVLRGVNQEWQIEEVELGDPVAGEVQVKLASSGLCHSDHHLRTGQSPAPMPVVGGHEGAGVVTKVGPGVTRFAEGDHVVTAFIPACGVCGPCSRGQQNICDEGAGLLTGLSISDKTHRVTNAAGEGFTQMCLLGTFSPYITVNQASLVKIEDDIPLREAALLGCGVATGWGSATEIGGTKVGDTVVVVGIGGVGINAVQGAKAAGARYVVAVDPVKFKRDMAEKLGATHTFASMEEALPTVGEITWGTMANTVVITVGEIKGEYIAPALAMTGKGGQVVVVGMGDFQAMDVKLNLFELTLLQKRVQGAIFGGAGPRTQVPKLLNEYRAGQLNLADLVTQTYRLEDINKAYDDMLEGNNIRGMIVYDEADW
- a CDS encoding DUF2339 domain-containing protein — translated: MSSAPDPIEVAARIDDDLHAISARLSKVTGDVAELREALAGLATRPATAPEPEQLEPEQQAEPEPRAATEPQAEPRPTLQYATAFAPPPGTPIAPPPAAPPIPTPLVPPPYAGPQPAAPFPPYPGAPSPVHPYGPAWPAPPVRAPRDTGSVIGRVLAVAGAAITLIGVVLLLVLAAEAGLLRPEVRVAGGAVLAAVLAGAGIWVGRRPARRPAASALVATGVVTALFCVMAAANIYHWLPMIAALVLSGTVVAGGLGVAAAWKDQWLGVTAGVALILFSPFLTHGFTMTLAVFLLVYAAASLAVQIGRNWCALFAVTTVAATLPIVGLAVQLHAGTSTQFAIVACLTAALGVASACLLVRTSSLPLLVALIGLLPVLPLLISGYRLGGTTAGIILGVTAAVLLALAAGGTGLPGANRGVRIAWLAAGVVTGVIAVAVAFGVDGFTLALLGTAAVLAVSDRAAGDLALPVRIAATVVLAVGLVAIAVPGATAMFVRDGLGTTDRIVLVIGSLLALVALGMVTWSWLPSAKSASTVLIVIAGLVSLLVTNVFCVAVGTAVTGGSLNGYRAGQMCATIGFVAAGAVALTWARRLRHGDRTLALTAGLLVIAVAVAKLFLFDLAALGGFFRVLVFIVVGLVLLGLGVVYAQSLPEDDPSADCPTGPIPVLHGR